The region CGGACACGCTGATTTCAGCGGTGAGGTGGAACGGATTTTGAAAATGGTCGATGGGGTATTGCTTCTGGTCGATGCATTTGAAGGGCCGATGCCACAGACGAAATTTGTCTTGAAGAAATCACTGGAGCTTGATTTGAAACCGATTGTGGTGATCAACAAGATTGACCGGAACGATGCCCGTGCGAACGAGGTGCTGGATGAAATCTTCGATCTCTTTGTCGAACTGGAAGCCAACGACGATCAGCTCGATTTTCCGGTGGTTTATGCCTCGGCAAAAGCAGGGGTTGCCAAACTCAGTATGGAATCGGAAGCGAAAGACCTTCAGCCCCTTTTTGAAACGATATTGAGCAAAATCTCCCCTCCGCCGGGAGATGACGAAGCTCCTCTCCAGATGCTGGTGAATACGATGGAGTACGATTCCTTTCTGGGGCGATTGGCCATCGGAAGAATTTTCAGGGGAAAGATCAAAACGGGAGAAATCGTGAATTTGATCCATAAAGATGGAACGATGGAAAGTGGAAAGGTGGCCCGTCTGCTCGGATATGAAGGTTTAAAGAAAGTCGAGATTAAAGATGCCAAAGCGGGTGACATTCTCTGCGTGGCGGGTTTTGACGAGGTCAATATCGGAGAGACCATTGCCGATTTGATTCAACCGCATGCCCTCCCTCCGCTCTCGATCGGTGAACCGACGATCTCGATGTATTTTATGGTCAACAACTCTCCTTTTGCCGGCCTCGAGGGAAAATTTGTGACCTCCCGGAATCTTCGCGATCGGTTGTTTAAAGAACTTCGGTCCAATGTCGCGTTGAAAGTGGAAGAGACCGACGATACGGACGCCTTTAAAGTTTCGGGAAGGGGAGAACTTCATCTCTCCATATTAATTGAGACGATGCGTCGTGAAGGATTTGAACTCGCGGTTTCCCGTCCTGAAGTCATATATAAGATGATCGGTAATGAACGATTCGAACCGATGGAAAAAATGATGATCGATGTCGAAGAAGCGTATATGGGCATCGTCATGGAGAAAATGGGTCTTCGAAAAGCAGAATTGAAGAATATGATTAACAGCGGTACCGGACATGTCCGACTTGAGTTTGAAATTCCGGCCAGATGTCTTTTCGGATACCGGACGGAGTTTTTGACAGATACTAAAGGAACGGGCATTCTCAATCATCATTTTCATGACTATGCACCCTATAAAGGGGATTTTGGGGGACGGATCAAGGGGGTTCTAATTTCGATGGAACAGGGAGAAGCGGTTACCTATGCCATGAATCATACCCAGGATCGAGGCGTTCTCTTTATCGACCCGCAGGTCATGGTCTATGAGGGAATGATTGTGGGCGAGAATTCACGAAACAACGATATGGTTGTCAATGTCTGCAAGAAAAAGCATTTGACGAATATTCGATCCTCCACCGCGGAAGATGCGATCGTCCTGACCCCTCCTCGCAAATTAAGTCTTGAACAGGCGATTGAATTTATCGCAGATGATGAGCTGGTGGAGGTCACGCCCAAGAGTATTCGGCTCCGCAAGCGCCATCTCAGCGAAAACGAGCGAAAACGCCTGACCAAAAAATAATTGGTCGTTGAAAAAGTCCATCAGCTGCGTTCTCGAATCTCGGCTTCGTCAACGTACCTGTCTGGTACGCCTCCCTCTCCTCGATTCTGCGGCCTTTCTTATGGCACTTTTTGAACAACCTGGTCATTTTCTGCTGGAAAGAGGAAGTGTGACGGGGACCAGCTGGTATTGTCCTGAACCGTTGGCCACCTCTTCAGGACGGGGAACGGTGAGGGTCAATAATTCATCGTTTTTGATCACCATTCCCATAAAAAGGTCAATCAGCTCGGGATCAAGCTGGGTTCCCCGGCATTCCTTCAATATCTTGATCACCATTTCCGGTTCTTTGGCCTTCTGGTAC is a window of Nitrospirota bacterium DNA encoding:
- the typA gene encoding translational GTPase TypA is translated as METVIRTKVREDLRNIAIIAHVDHGKTTLVDKMLRQSGAFRTNEAVVERVMDSNDLEKERGITILAKNTSVRYKNFKINIVDTPGHADFSGEVERILKMVDGVLLLVDAFEGPMPQTKFVLKKSLELDLKPIVVINKIDRNDARANEVLDEIFDLFVELEANDDQLDFPVVYASAKAGVAKLSMESEAKDLQPLFETILSKISPPPGDDEAPLQMLVNTMEYDSFLGRLAIGRIFRGKIKTGEIVNLIHKDGTMESGKVARLLGYEGLKKVEIKDAKAGDILCVAGFDEVNIGETIADLIQPHALPPLSIGEPTISMYFMVNNSPFAGLEGKFVTSRNLRDRLFKELRSNVALKVEETDDTDAFKVSGRGELHLSILIETMRREGFELAVSRPEVIYKMIGNERFEPMEKMMIDVEEAYMGIVMEKMGLRKAELKNMINSGTGHVRLEFEIPARCLFGYRTEFLTDTKGTGILNHHFHDYAPYKGDFGGRIKGVLISMEQGEAVTYAMNHTQDRGVLFIDPQVMVYEGMIVGENSRNNDMVVNVCKKKHLTNIRSSTAEDAIVLTPPRKLSLEQAIEFIADDELVEVTPKSIRLRKRHLSENERKRLTKK